The genomic region aattagaTAACTTAACTACATGTTACAATGCTTTACTATCAGTTGCCTGTGTAATCATTCTTGCtcctgttgtgtgtgtcttgtcagGAAAATATAAGTTGAGGTAAGGACAATCTTGTTTGTGCTTTTGGTGTTCTATTTCTGGCTTGTCTCCTTGTCTCCAATCAGAGACGATAATTCCACAGCTACAACAAATCACAGAATCACCATTTCCAGCATAATAGAAACCTGCTTCAGCTAATTTCACTGCTTTCACTGAATGAGAAGTTGGCCAACGAGAAAAAGAGGCCAATCGTTCAGTAATGCTTCTCATGCCAAGAGCTCTGCTTGTATTGCCTGCCATAACTGGTAGCCTTGAATGAATGTTGTCTGCATCAACTCCttggacaaatggacatcTTGGCTGTACTTTCTGATGTTCTTCAAATGGAGAATGCCCTACTTTCCAATCACTCAGTTTGATGTGGCAGCAGAAACACTCGACGATATTACCAATGCCGGTATAGAAAAAACCTGCTTGAGCCAGAAGAGGTTCAGATACAGGAACGTTTGCAGACTGCCATGTAGCAGCTTGAAATGATTCTACTCTCATGCTTTCGTAGTTGAAATCACTCACAGATGGATGAGCTGACGGAAGAGCAGAGTTAAGGCCTTGCAGGCAGTAAACAGAATTGCTATTCCTATTAGTAGAAGATGCTGCTTCAATAGGCTTGTGCCACGGTTCATGATGTGAAGCAGAAATAGGAAATCCATGTTCTGTATGAATTTTCTGTGGATTTGGATTTATTGGAATGTTACTTGTATCTCTGCCTCCAATAAAGTCACAGTCAGGAAAGAACTTTCTATGTTCTTGCAAAGCATCATCTCCGTTCTCCCATTTGTGTATAGCTCCTTGACAAGAGAAACACTGTACTTTGTCTGCACTACCTGTGTAGTAAAATCCCGCTCTTGCCAAATCTTCTGGCCTGACGGGAGAAGCTAGTGGCCAATTTCTAAATGAACCCAACCTATTTCGTTCATCTATCATCCGGGGATCTTTCAGTGGCTTTGAAACTGGAAGTTCACCAAAGACTTCAAGAAAACGGCATAAGGGGCTGATCCGTTGATGTTCAGCCAAAGGTTTATCCCCTTGAGCCCACTGATGAACAATACAACCACAAGAGAAACATTTCACTTTATCCTTTTCTCCCATGTAGTAGAAACCAGCTTGAGCTAAATCAACAGGACCAACAGAGGCGTACAGTGGCCATTTAGAAAACGTTTTCAATCTTTCACTTCTGTGTCGCATTCTCTCCACAGCGGCTGGTATGTGGCGAGTAGCACTGGCGCTGCCCACATTTGCCCTCCCATGACTTCCATCGCCTGACTTCAGATTGGACGATCTGGGATGTTGAGAACCAACATAGACTGCTTGCCGTGGCCTTTGCCGTGAGAAATTATGAGGATAGTAAACAGAATCATCCATATTCaagcaatacaatacaatacaatagaagTAGGCCAATACAAGAACAGCAAGCTTGTGAAGATAAAGACAATGATGAGCATTCGAAACCTTTTCGGTGATGAGAAAGCAGTAGATAGAACTGCTGACGCTAGATGCTAGACGACGTCACAGGCGATTCAAGGTGACGAACCGTTGGGACTGTTGagtttaacgcgcgttacatTGTCTACAAAATTTCGTACTTTAGAGAAATCAAGTTTATTACGTAAGGTGCGAGGCCTCCAAAAAATGCCCCTGTATCATAATTTTGGAATGCTAAAAATTATATTAACTAGACCACGTGAAGGCCTTAACTTTAGCGCGCGCTAGCACATGCATCTCCGTGATGTCGGATGAGGGCAGATTTAGAATTAGAATAAATGCTACCTATGCTGCTAAATatgaagaaaagaagagaaaggAAGAATTGAGCAGACGTCAGTAACGACAACCAATTACCAATTTCTATTTGTGATGCTTACGTCATCCACTAAACCTGTTAACGTtctgtttttattaattaaagtgaaaGACAAATATGGGGAAATTCCAGAAGAAAGCGAGTCAAGTTCATCTGAATCAGAAGATGAAGTGGCCATGGTAAACAGATCTAGAGTATATCGAATGAAAGTGTTGATGGGTTTGGCATTTGCAGATAGAACATGAAGACTTGTTGGTAGTTTGACATACttgaagcagacagacaaacagacagacagacagacagacagacagacagacagacagacagacagacagacagacagacagacagacaaacagtagacagttagcagttagttttagcgtagggcctgcaggcttgcttgtttgtttcacagtttagtgtgagtgtaatagtttcaatgtatgaaatatatgtattaagacagacagacaaacagacagacagacagacatcgtCTTTTTCGACTCCGACACTGGATACAATATCGATCTCGACATCTCCCTTGCTCACCCGTGGAGCAGTGACATCTTCCccacatctgctggtgttgatggtgcagctgcagacaggagagcagacaggaagagagcaaaatataacaaacaacaactaccaGGAGGGTCAATTGTCAGTGCAATTCCATTGGTAATGGAACACTTTGGAACGTGGGGATTTGACGCATGGAAATTCTTAAAAAAGatagcaaagaagtcatcagatGAAGTTGGAAGACTAAATTCAGcggagtttatcgacttctggagCAAACGCTTTCGGTCCAACTCCAAAAGTGCAATGCGAACGTCATCTCTAAGAAGTCATCTTCATTGATTAGAGTCAACAGAAGTGACTTTTATGCCACtcagttctttagccactagctgacactgaGCTATGGCTTTGCATGTAATTTagctgcttttagagtttctaGAGTTTTTAGAGTTTTTTAGTTCcttcaagttttgttttgaatttagttTAGTTCATGAACATtgatagtagttggacagcatatatagttatttgcattgcggaaatgtatcatagataaaatgttcaaataaatgtgtttgacagacagacagacagacaaacaaatagacagacatgacactggaagataaacagagagcaaAGACGGAAACTATCTGATCCGTGGAAACTTGACGTGGTAGATATGCAGACAAATGTGAAGGAGAgagacacaccacaccacgaagagaacaatagttgatTGTAAAGATATATAATGAGCAACGTTTCAGTAAAAACCTTCTTCTGGCTCAACGTTTGGCTAAGACgtttaaaaatttcaaacaatagGTGTCTGACAtaaaacaatagacagacagactaatttACAATTAACTAAAAGCCAGAGACTTTGTCAACCATTGTATTAGAGCATGCAATTCTATAGTCAAACACTAACAAAAGAGTGTCAAAGGCGCATATAATGTACGTACCATTTTGCTGTTTTGTAGGGAGTTACTGCTCAGAACAATCAAGACTTTCTAAGAACTCTTTCTCTTATCAAAGCCAACGACACTCGAATCAGAGATCCATCATACAAATTTTACCAATCAGAATGTAAGTGATTTCtcataatataaattaattatgatTTTACATTCAAACATGCAGCAGAGAGCATCGAAGATGGTCATTCAGATAGTGCATCTGAAACGAAGAAAAAGCCATTGTATCTGAGAGATTATGAACGTAAGAGACTGGAAGAGAAAGGAAGGTTAATGGACATTATATGTTTACATTTTtgagtaaattaattaacgagcGATTTGTGCAGTTTGGCGTTTGTGAGCAGTGACGAAGAGGACGAGCATCAATCACACAAGGTATGTCAGTTACCTGTGCAAATATCACGTCATGCAAATTGTGTTAATTGCTTGTAGtgatacatacaaacatacatacagacatacgtacagacatacgtacagacatatgtgcagacatacatacaggcatACGTACAGACATACTTACAGACATATGTACAGACATatgtacagacatacatacagacatacgtACAGACATATGTACAGACATATGTGCAGACATACGTACAGTTATAtgtgcagacatacatacagacatacatacagacatacatacagacatatgtacagacatacatatagacatatgtacaaacatacatacagacatatgtacagacatacatacagacatatgtgcagacatacatacagacatacgtACAGACACACTTACAGATATAtgtacagacatgtacagacatacatacagacatacgtacagacatatgtgcagacatacatacaggcatatgtgcagacatacatacagacatacgtACAGACATACTTAGAGATATAtgtacagacatgtacagacatacatacagacatacgtacagacatatgtgcagacatacatacaggcatatgtgcagacatacatacaggcatatgtacagacatacgtacagacatatgtacagacatatgtgcagacatacatacagacgtatgtgcagacatacatacagacatatgtacagacatacttacagacatacatacagacatacatacagacatatgtacagacatatgtacagacacacatacagacatataaatacaaacatcatacaaatgtacatacaaacgtacacacataTTGTAAATGTCCGAATGTTAATATGGCTGCATGCCAAGGGGTGACAAATCAAGCACAAAACAACTTGGCAAACCGGATATCAGGTTTAAGTCCTAATGCCCAAATAAGTGCCCCTTCTTGTTGTGCACtgtttacattgttgtaaaGTGACTTGGTAAGCTAGATCTGGCTGAATTGGTTTATTTTGATGTATTGAAATGTTGTATTTGGGAGCTAGGGGGCAATGGTGTCAGGCAGGTGGGCAGAAGAGAGGTGTTTGACATGACATTGTGTGATTTGACaatgtgtgtactgtaccatttaATGGTTGATATTTTGGAAGTAGCAATGGTTGTGTGCTGCCTCAATTGCTGTCAACTAAAGATGTTTTTTGTTTAAGCTAATAAGCGTGTGTCTGAATAAGCGCCCCTGGCACTTATTTGGACATTTACGGTACATAATAAAACGGCTGCATACATTTACATTTCTAAACAAGATTTTTGTATGGATGTGTGTTGCAGCAAGCATCTCATCTTGTTTATGACAAAGAACAAAGAGAACTACGAGAAAGGTAGAGCACGTATTGTACACTCGTGTGTGTTCATGTACGTTGTATCAAACTTCTCTGTCATTTGTAGCTTAAAGCAATCAATTGCTGAAGTAGAAAGTGAAGAGGAAGGTGACGAGCCGCTGCTGCAAGTTAGAAGGAAAACAGTTGATGAACAGGCAAGAAATAGTTTTCTGATGTAATGAGACCAGCAGCATAAAAGCTTAGTTATTTGGAAAGTTGATCACTGTTGCTAAATTGATTAATAGGAGAAAGAAGATGAAGATTATATTCAGTGGTTGGGAGGAAAGGAAGCATCGAAACTAAAGAAACGGGAAGCTGAAGACATGGtgaatagtgtgtgtgtgtgtgtgtgtgtgtgtgtgtgtgtgtgtgtgtgtgtgtgtgtgtgtgtgtgtgtgtgtgtgtgtgtgtgtgtgtgtgtgtgtgtgtgtgtgtgtgtgtgtgtgtgtgtgtgtgtgtgtgtgtgtgtgtgtgtgtgtgtgtgtgtgtgtgtgtgtgtgtgtgtgtgtgtgtgtgtgtgtgtgtgtgtgtgtgtgtgtgtgtgtgtgtgtgtgtgtgtgtgtgtgtgtgtctcattgtgtgtgtgtgtgtgtgcgtgtgtgcgtgcatgtgtgtgtgtgtgtgtgtgtgtgtgtgtgtgtgtgtgtgtgtgtgtgtgtgtgtgtgtgtgtgtgtgtgtgtgtgtgtgtgtgtgtgtgtgtgtgtgtgtgtgtgtgtgtcaatacatatattttcaaacatggatctattatacatcactgcaaggcACGTAACTATAACTAAACGTCCAACactagtaacaacataaaacttaCAAACTACATACAAGAGGCTAGACTCTAGAACTAGGCACAAGATAtgcaagtcagaagaaatgaatccaaagaagaccaggagatggtgacgacagaattcgagaagacgcactaggccacgagggcaaggtaaggctgcgataatcccagatgctgaagtcacaagatggatGACAAGACGAAGAGGAAGAcgagatgatgatgacagaatCTGGAGAACACGCActaacctgtctgtctgtctgtctgtctgtctgtctgtctgtctgtctgtctgtctgtttgtctttttgtgttgtgttttgtatgtgaTTAATTTGATTTGTTAGAATGCTCTCCGACGGTATTGGACTGATCCAAATCTCAATGAGAACGAACGGTTTCTTAGAGATTACATCCTACATAAAGGTCATATCGACAAAGAAGCTAACAGGTACGTCCTGTATGGTACATCAAAATCATATTGCTACAGTGtttacatactgtatatatatatatatatatttgttgtttctttgtcatttGTTTATGCTTCTAATCATTTATCATGTCACAAAGTGTACATTGTACTACAAAAGCAGACTTGAGCTTGTTGTAATTAACTTTATTAGAATTCCATCGTATGATGAATTGGTGTGTGATCATCATGACGATGAGGATGAGGACGAAGTTGAGAAACAGGAAGAGTTTGAACGGAAGTATAATTTCAGATTTGAAGAGCCGGGCGCTGCAACGGTGATAATTGCGTGCTTTGTTGAGACAGCTAGATAATGTTGGTTGAGGAAACATTTACCTACAGATTGTCTCTCATCCTCGTATCATCACAGACTCAGTTAGACATCAAGACGACTCAAGGAAAATCAAGAGAAAGAAAAGGTTGTCTCGTAAAGCAAAGGtaatttgtttgcctgtctgtctgtctgtctgtctgtctgtctgtctgtccgtttgtctgtctgtctgtctgtctgtctgtctgtttgtctgtcaattgccAGGTGTTTACTCATGTCTGTCATGTTGCTGTGAGTATCTGTTTACTTGTCACTGTCATCTACTGCATGCACTCTAATTGAAGATGAAATGTTATGGTTACAAGAAACAAGTCGTAAACATGCTAGagtgtttgcttttgttggtttgttgtctgattgttggtCTAGCTGTTTGTCGTATTTCTGTTGTTTACCAATTTAAACTCGTCaggagaaagaagagaaaagagaaGAACTGAAACGACTGAAGAATCTAAAACGAAAGGAAATAGAAGAGAAACTGGAAAAACTAAAAGGTacatcatgcatgcataacATAACATAAACATAACGATCATATTTGTTGTTAGAGACAACTGGCAATGCAACAGTTGGTTTTGAGGCCGAAGACATTGAACGAGACTTCGACCCTGATGAGTATGATGAGATGATGCAGGTGAAtggaaaagacaaacacatgacTCTAGTTTGTCTAATTTGTCGTTTCTCTTTTAGTCAGCATTTAATGAAGATTTCTACAGTCATGCTGATGAACTACATGAGAAGCCCGTGTTCAGTGATGAACGATGGGGTGATATGGAGCAGGGAAATGGTCGGAAATGTTTTAGTTTCTGTTTGTAATGCAGCAGTTGAGCATTATGTATACAACAGATGAAGACTGGGATGAATGGCAAGGCAACGATCACGATGCACATGTTGATGATCCTGATTTTAACGTTTggatttgatatcaattagaaAATGACATTTATGTGACATTTTTGCGATC from Corticium candelabrum chromosome 10, ooCorCand1.1, whole genome shotgun sequence harbors:
- the LOC134185441 gene encoding protein KRI1 homolog, producing the protein MSDEGRFRIRINATYAAKYEEKKRKEELSRLKDKYGEIPEESESSSSESEDEVAMGVTAQNNQDFLRTLSLIKANDTRIRDPSYKFYQSESESIEDGHSDSASETKKKPLYLRDYERKRLEEKGSLAFVSSDEEDEHQSHKQASHLVYDKEQRELRESLKQSIAEVESEEEGDEPLLQVRRKTVDEQEKEDEDYIQWLGGKEASKLKKREAEDMNALRRYWTDPNLNENERFLRDYILHKGHIDKEANRIPSYDELVCDHHDDEDEDEVEKQEEFERKYNFRFEEPGAATIVSHPRIITDSVRHQDDSRKIKRKKRLSRKAKEKEEKREELKRLKNLKRKEIEEKLEKLKETTGNATVGFEAEDIERDFDPDEYDEMMQSAFNEDFYSHADELHEKPVFSDERWGDMEQGNDEDWDEWQGNDHDAHVDDPDFNMDADFDPVTTIDMDAGSLQEIDKATTGYKKSKKSRFSEAVRRKKPTFNPDEKKFEEYFEEFYQLDYEDIVAGQPCRFKYRKVTPNDFGLSIEEMLTCEKQELNRWASLKRVVQYKTDQEEARDVKKYKRKGSNCEKKLQLLPSLQQAAAGGDKSLTSNKHETHTKMSRKDKKQQQQIEKKKRRKTRQQGDQVGVSHKISHSRLTSYGLHAKKFKRST
- the LOC134186127 gene encoding E3 ubiquitin-protein ligase XIAP-like, with the translated sequence MDDSVYYPHNFSRQRPRQAVYVGSQHPRSSNLKSGDGSHGRANVGSASATRHIPAAVERMRHRSERLKTFSKWPLYASVGPVDLAQAGFYYMGEKDKVKCFSCGCIVHQWAQGDKPLAEHQRISPLCRFLEVFGELPVSKPLKDPRMIDERNRLGSFRNWPLASPVRPEDLARAGFYYTGSADKVQCFSCQGAIHKWENGDDALQEHRKFFPDCDFIGGRDTSNIPINPNPQKIHTEHGFPISASHHEPWHKPIEAASSTNRNSNSVYCLQGLNSALPSAHPSVSDFNYESMRVESFQAATWQSANVPVSEPLLAQAGFFYTGIGNIVECFCCHIKLSDWKVGHSPFEEHQKVQPRCPFVQGVDADNIHSRLPVMAGNTSRALGMRSITERLASFSRWPTSHSVKAVKLAEAGFYYAGNGDSVICCSCGIIVSDWRQGDKPEIEHQKHKQDCPYLNLYFPDKTHTTGARMITQATDSKAL